The DNA window TTCCAAGTTACCCTTTcctttttgtatttatttgatttttcttAGCATATCATGTAATCATTTTCTAGTTCAGTACACAAACTGTAAGTTGTAGCATTACTTGACATTGCTATCCGTTAATACTTTGCTGCACCAGTAGCTCACAGACCTGGCTGTCCTGGCTTGACAATGTTGTTTGCCGTTAGATGTcatgtcagatagccaagtctctgggctactcCACCAGTAACTATCAATACTACAGTTATACACAGTAAAGTGTGCACACTTACTGATTGGTTGACTTTTACATCAGGTTTTCTAGGTTTGATGGCAATCATTTTAACTGCTTGAAGTTCAGTTACTAAGTAATCtaaggaaaaaaataacatcagaAAACTGTAGCTAAATTGTTCACTTGGTGTCACGAGTGAATATAGCATTAGCAATATATTTATTCagattttatttcatcaattaatttgattctaaaaacaaaaaatcaaaatctgtTGAGATATCCTACAAACACTTTATCTCACATTGTATATTcagagtacatgtactgttttttttttttactgtgatTGACTTTCCTATGTTGCTTCAAAGCAGCACTCCTAGAGGCCATATTGGGAATTCCTTTGTTTTCTGGTAACAAGAATATGCACTTGCACAGAATAATATGACAAATGGAATGGAATTGGTTAGTATAAGAATGTATAGAAGAGATAACACAGTTTTCAAGCTATAAACTGTAAATGATGGAAACACTCAATTTTAACAGTTTCTTCACAAACTTACATGCTTAAAAATGAAGTGTCCCTAACAGAAATTATGGTATAACTAactacaaataacaaaatagaaAAATGGGGAAAACTTACTAAGTAGCCTGTATCTATTTTCTTGATTTCCTAGTCTGTTAATCATCTCACCACTTATCAGTTCTGGATATGGACAACCAAATTCTCTCAGAAATGTACTCACTTCCAACTCAAAGTTCTCTGCATCATCGGCACCTAGGTGgaacaaaatataaatcaatcaatcaatcaatcaatcaatcaatcaatcaattgaaatTGGAATGAAATTAGCATTTGCGCTGAAATCTATGTAGTCCTTATCACATActttatgtaagtatttgtaGGTCTATATGCCACCTTTATTATAGATGTTTCTTCAATCAAAACTAAGAACACTGGACTCCCAATTAGTCACACAGTCGGTAAGTAGCAGATGTCActtttgacttgttttttttcctattGTTTCCTATTGTTCTCTTTCGTTCATTTGAAAAGTAAACTTGAGACAGAAAAAACAATGAAAGTCATTATATCTATTACTGCAGAAAACAGAGAAAAGCTTTTTGCAATCAGTGGGACCTTTCCAAGGGTTTCACATTGTCTTCTACATGGACAatggtttacatgtaaaaagaatAATAATAGGAAATGAAAACACTTACTGTTTGTTTCATTGATAGCCTCTTCAAGTCCACAATAACGTTGTAGTTCAGTTGCTAACCATGCTACTAATTTGGTAAAGTCTGGTGAGGATGGGCCTCCTTCAACTGCCTTGGTCAATGCTCCCTCCCCTGATAAATTTCCAGAGTATCTGTAGTGCAAAAGGAGTGGATTTGTATTGATTTGCATCATACAAACAATTCGTCTTATCTTTTCCTGAAACTGCTAACATGTTTTCATCTTTGACTGTTATCAcactgacatttttttcataatgtAGAGACGTATGATTTGAAAGACATTAGCAGTATGGTTTGTACTATGAAGACAGTGACGAGTCAATGTTTTAATGATATCCTGATAGTAGTACATCTATCATTTTATCATGGTTCTCCACACTGTGTATGCCCACTAAGCCAATTTGACTTGCCAATGGTGCATAACAAATGACCCACCAAACTCTGGTGTTCCATTATCTaatactatgtggtgactcactggGAAGCTAACATACCCTTCTCTGATTTTTTAAGTTCTtcacccttagcaaaaaacaGTCAACTTTCACAAAAATTTTGTCTCTAAATATTCAACTTTATACTAGTGCTATAAAAATGTATGGGAATTCATTTGATACTAATAAAACTACTGTTCTACTATTTGCCTTGTAAATGTTTTCTGTGGTTAAATAACAATTTATCTTTATGTTTTATGAATGTGGTGATTGAAAATTTATTCAGCAAATGAGCATGCTGCTTCATACATAAAATTGTTGGTTTTTTGGAAATTTCCATCAAGACAATCATTATTTTTGGGTGGAAACCACATATTTAGCAATCAAGATGCATGAATATGTAGTACTGGACTGGTACAAATGATCACTTCATAGACATCAAAATTCAGTTGCTAATACATCATCCTGTGGTAGAAACACAAGATATGTACAGCTATGTGTCTGCTATGTGTTGGTGATGATTCACATGAACTAAATACCATTTACTGAACCCCagaatcaaaagaaaatgaagagATGTACTACTATCAGGATATCATTAAAACATTGACTGTCTTCATAGTACAAACCATACTGCTAATGTCTTTCAAATCATACGTCTCTACAAAACATACCGTGTACGAAAAGCAGACAAGTTATAAATTGTGTCTTGAATGTTTTGTGATACACATCATCATGAATATAAGACAACATAGAATTTAGAAagaaatgtaatgacatttagatatgtaacagtatatatataaaaactcCCAGAAaaagttttgaatttttgtGCACTTAAAGTGGATAGGAATGGGTCAAATGCTTAAGTGCATAACTCAAGGTTAACGCCGTTTTATGTACAAATTCTGTAAAATGACATTCTACTAGATTTCATATTTGCTGACGTTGCACAACGTTGCGCAATGTGTGGCTCATTAGGGTGAAAGAAAATACATGTGGGAAAGATGTTTCACCTGTTTTACGCTGAGACGCAGACGTATTACGAAAACATACTAGTACGTACTTTGCTTTGTAACATCCACGTTGATCTACCGGTATCTGCGAGTGGCAGTAGGCGGGGCTAGTCTAGCACTTTCAATCTCAGCCAGATGCTATGTTCACTGTCAATGCATGCATGACACGCACAGAATGCATACTGTACATTCTCACCAATCAAACACATTTGAAAGATAGAGGCTGAAGTACCTCTTACTTACCCAACATCATCCAAACTATCTAAAATATCGGTTTCCATACTGGCCATAATTAGAATTGTCAAATAAGTCAATCACTTTCGGTGATCCAGTTGCACGTTTTTTCTCTCTTGACCTCAGCCACACGTGTGTTTGTTCGTAAGGTCATAGTCATGTCTCGAAAAATTGCACCAGCTCCTCTCTTCTTTTCAAGTTTTCGAAACATTTTGATAATGGTCATAGGTGTACTGGTTAAAGAATTTTTTATTGAAACCACTCTGCTTTTTTTCTTTAATAAATAAAGTATCATATTGATACTTTCTCCTTTCAATTTTTCTTTACGAcaaagagggcgctgtttatacCACGGTTATTGACAAAATGGCGACTATGAAGGAAACCGTCTCAATGTACCAACAACTGACCAAAGAGTGGGCAAAGAAACCAGCAAACTTGGACAAATGTGGCGATATTCTTGGGAAACTTAAGGTACTGTTGTATACCTTCTAAATGTATAGAATTAACTATGTCCTTGATGAcagaacatgaaaataaaaatgtaaccATACCGGGTGCGTGATTCATCAATTTCGGCACTACACACTGTGTCTACAGCCTAGGACAGGCATGATTTAATTGATTACACCCTGCTTCATAAAGTGCACGTGTTCCAGATGTCTTGTTCAAAGTTTATTCATAAACATAACGATGGTAGGACTATGTTGTAAATGATTTACCAAATACAGTGATGTGGATAGCTCTCTGTCCTCTTGAGACTGCACGCTTCCATAAAAGCATTTTGTTCACACCTCATAATATATCATATGGATGGAAGAGTGCTTGTATTGCATTTGTTGTGCACCTGAGTGAAGAACAGATTTTTTGAATATCTTCAATCTTTGGTACCTCAGCCAATCATTTGTCACCATTTATTGTGAAACCATACACTTAAAATGGAATTATAGAAGTGATGATTTATTGCAGTATCATGATAATGTTAACAtgcaatatttatgtattacagaTTATGTTGTTGAGTCTGCAGTTTTTACCAACAGATGAAAGTGGTCCTACAAAACAGGAGCTCATTATTGCTCGTAAGTTGTCCATTATTTATGTGTAGATAAAAATTTACATTGCTGTTACTTTGTCATGTGACAAAAATCACAATAGTATTGATAGTGAGTGAGATCAGAATACAGATGTATTCGTTACCAATTTATCTCTATTGTTCATAGACCAGTACTTACCCAGTAAAGGCACTCAGCTTAGTATGATAACAAATGTCAGTGTTCTTTTTGATCAGTCACTTACAGTGTTCATTGAGCCAACATAGCAATTGTTATGAACAATGAGAGTATACGTAGGCTATTTCTATTTCAGTATTTCCCATCTTTGTTGTAGGGTCAAGTTGTCTTGTacattatggggggggggggggggggcaatttcTCCTGATACCAGTGAgatcatatttacatacaagtCACAGTTTTCCATCAGAACATTGTTTGCACTGATATAACAAACAACATACTTCATGAAAATGATGTTATCAATAAACACTCACCCAATCAGATACTGCTAGGAGTATTAAATGGCTTTGAAAACTTTTGTCTGAAATTCAGAATTGCACAGAGTAACATCCTGCATGACAACTCTTTTCTTATCAGGTGATATTCTAGAAATTGGTGCCCAGTGGAGTATATTGAAGAAAGATATACCTTCATTTGAACGCTACATGGCACAGTTAAAAACTTACTACTTAGACTATCAGTAAGTAGATTTCACCCATTTCGTAATGTGGTACAGTCATTCTTTAGACTTCACTGTTATGGGCAATTTATTTCatgtactgcagtgcaataaATATCACTTAGGTAGTAAATATCACTTGGGTAGTAACATGTTATGCATCAACTTACAAGGTCATGAGTTATGATATCAAGAGGAGATATTGTTACTTGTTATCTGaaatgacaacaataacaagATCAGCTCACTTATTACTGAAAACATATGTACTTGCATCATGTTATATTATCTGATAGAATAATGAAAACCATTGTTATTTGTCACTTCAAGACACACATCcattcaaaatttaaataaaaagtgTTAAACCACATACTGGACAAACCCACGATTTTTCTTTCAATAGCAATAATATGTTTTTCCTCTAAGTATTTTCCGATTTCAGAAATTACTTTccaatataaaatgaaatagttttagcctgtgttcatgtgtatttgtttgttcatatcagagtgtgttgtttgtttgtgtctttaCAGAGGTGATCTACCAGAGTCACCATACAGGTATCAACTCCTTGGGCTCAATCTTCTTTGTTTGCTATCACAAAATAGACTAGCGGAGTTTCATACAGTAAGTAAAAAACAGTTATCAGTGTTACCTGGTGATTTTGTTGATGGCTAATGTCGGATATAAAATTGAAATCTGGGTGTGTGAAAAAACAGTTGTGTGGCAGAGCTATATAAAAAAGTTGAccatgaacaaatgaatgatacTATTGAATCTATTTTCACATACCTTTATGTACTTGACATCAATGCAAGACTTGACTGTTTTTCCTGCCAATGACTACATGGTATGTTTTACCCTATCTCTATAGGAACTAGAACTACTACCTGCCAAGGAGATCCACagtaatatttacatcaaacatCCAGTGTCTATGGAACAGTATCTTATGGAAGGTAGTTATAACAAGGTAGGTGGAGTATGAACAACAGGGGATATTTGGTCAAAGATCACATCAACAGTCAGAATAAACTTGTTACTGCCTTTTTTTCAGGCTACAGTGTAGTCTACTCAAATGTTTGACAGATCACAGTAACAAGCTGAGGAAAACCACGACCACCGTCATACTACATTCTCTGTTCTATATCacagaaagtaaacaaaaaatgcACTGGTATAATGTAGGAATAAAATTTGAGGTAGCTTGCCTACAGGCATAACATGGATTTCTTAGCACTTTTTCTGTGCCATGTTCAAATCATGTCTGTAGACAAGCCATGCCAGTACACAAACTTAAACTGAGACATGTAACTCCCAGACAGTATTAGTAATGTGCATCATAGGATAGGGACACTCAAATTTTATGCTCTCAGTTTTGATGGGATTATGTAAACATTGTATGATTTCACTTTACTCCTAGGTGTTCCTTGCTAAAGGAAATGTACCAGCTGACAGTTATAACTATTTTATTGATATCTTACTTGGTACAATAAGAGATGAAATTGCAGCATGTGCAGAAAAGGCATATGAAAAAATAGCATTTAGTGAAGCTGCCAGAatgttgttttatcaaaaaCAGAAAGATATGAGAGACTATGCCACAAAGGTGAGTATGCATCTATAATAACATggttattgtcattgtcatGTTGTGTAAATAGATTCTGCCTGTTAATACAGTGATTTAATTCACTGAAACACATGTATCATGTTACATCATTACCTTTACATGTCACTTGTTGTCAATCTAGTATTCTGGTTGGTCAAGAGAtgtttttcaacatttttttttcaactcataagccaaatgtttgcatttgtaATATTCCCAGATCAAAGTATTATAGATAAGACAGTTCTTTTTGTTAAGTTATAaaatcaatatactagtattacagagtTTTACATACCATTCTAGttcattttgttcaaaatcATAGTTGTATACATTTTACTAATGCTCTGATTATACCTATCATGGTAAAGAGAAAATTTAGAATTCCTCCCAGACAATACTATAACACAAACATAATTTACAACATGTTGAATACACACTGTTCTGTTTCCATGAAAGATTTGAAAATGACTTTCAGTATTTAACACTGCTTCACAGTATTAATATAAAACACTGTACCAAGTACTTGATattatgtaaacaacaacaacaacaacaacaacaatgatatcatcatcatcatcatcatcatcataccaGATGAGAGTTCACAGAACCAGTGTCAAACACTGTTCTTTTTACTACTATTTTAACAAATCTGCGagaacacaaaacattttattatatcaaatgaaatgtttgtgtttggAGTATATTTCCTTACTATCCACAAGTAAATGGCGACATGCTGaacttgaatgttttttttgacgaactgcattaccatgtactTCACagcaataacaatttttttccatGGTTTccttttatttgatattacagaGGGGATGGAACACAGGAAAAGACAACTATTTTCACTTtcagaatgaagaaaaagaaacagAAGAAACAATACCATCAAATGAGATTGCAAAACAGGCCATAGAATATGCAAGAGAGTTAGAAATGATCGTATAGAGTGACTTGTTTGAAAAAGATATGTACACGTcaaaattttgttattattttagtaTCTCATcctgttattttcagtttttataaCTCTCATATCTGTAACTTTAAAGAGTTTTGTACTGTGCAAAAATTGACTAAAACTTCATGGAAAGTTTCCAGTCCTTCTGGAAAGTCATCGTAAAAGTTGGTAATGAACTGCACAAGTACACCTGTCATGTGCTTGTGATATTAGAATTTTACCACCCTTTCAATTATAATGTACTTTATGTATATTGCTTGACAAAGAAACACATGATGCAACAGGGTTCTCCCCTGGCCTTGTATAGAGTAGTGGGTGTTCCTACtctgatgaaatgaaaatgtacatgcaaatgACTAAAAGTTCAGGGGTGAGTGCTGATTGTGAGCAACTTTATATAGAGTTCATTTAAAGGATGCTTACACTGCAAATCCACCAGTTGAGAAACAGTTTGTGATACAAAGGACATTATTGAGTCTTAGTAAACCCTGCTAGTGTTGTTTTCAAAGGCAAGAGTTGTAAATGACGGGTTCTTCATCATGTTGCATCTAGATTACCCTAATTATTTGAAGTCCATAGTAGA is part of the Glandiceps talaboti chromosome 2, keGlaTala1.1, whole genome shotgun sequence genome and encodes:
- the LOC144453338 gene encoding 26S proteasome non-ATPase regulatory subunit 8-like, with product MATMKETVSMYQQLTKEWAKKPANLDKCGDILGKLKIMLLSLQFLPTDESGPTKQELIIARDILEIGAQWSILKKDIPSFERYMAQLKTYYLDYQGDLPESPYRYQLLGLNLLCLLSQNRLAEFHTELELLPAKEIHSNIYIKHPVSMEQYLMEGSYNKVFLAKGNVPADSYNYFIDILLGTIRDEIAACAEKAYEKIAFSEAARMLFYQKQKDMRDYATKRGWNTGKDNYFHFQNEEKETEETIPSNEIAKQAIEYARELEMIV